One genomic window of Cydia fagiglandana chromosome 20, ilCydFagi1.1, whole genome shotgun sequence includes the following:
- the LOC134674851 gene encoding cytochrome P450 6B2-like, whose product MFVTTLVVLGSILGLLYLYLKKKNEYWKTRGLIAPKPLPLLGNYGDFILLKKNLPDTVTEICKQFPKEPIVGAYYGAEPVVIVKDPELLKLILAKDFYYFSSRDISAHAGRETMAKNVFQENGDTWRVMRQNLTPVFTSAKMKKMFYLIQERTQDFEKFLAREIAAKPTHEVRSFVAKYTMDCIGSCIFGLETKVMQEKSDSPFVAISEKIFDFRTHKVFKNVMRTIWPNIFYGLGMTAFNRDIVDFFNKLIGGVFSDRNHTPSSRHDFIDFILGFKNNKFITGDGIKSLKNGNDAKEKVKLSVDDELLVAQTFVFFAAGFETSAATMTFALFEMSKNPEVLKRVLDEVDEYLVKTDGKVTYECVTDLPYLEACVDEALRLYPVLGVLTREVVEDYRMPSGLLLKKDTRVHIPVLYLQMHPEYFPEPEKFQPERFLGANKDNIKPYTYCPFGDGPRVCIGMRFARMQMMAGLVTLLRHYTVELPPHVPRKVEFDPLAFTLQSKHKIELNFLPRTKVSSH is encoded by the exons ATGTTTGTTACAACACTCGTAGTGCTTGGGTCCATTTTAGGACTCCTGTATCTATActtgaagaaaaaaaatgaatactgGAAGACCAGAGGTCTCATAGCCCCCAAGCCTTTGCCGCTTCTCGGTAACTACGGGGATTTCATCCTACTGAAGAAAAACCTTCCTGACACTGTCACTGAAATTTGCAAACAGTTCCCTAAGGAGCCCATCGTCGGTGCGTACTACGGTGCGGAGCCGGTTGTCATCGTCAAGGATCCCGAGCTCTTGAAACTCATCCTTGCTAAGGACTTTTACTATTTCAGCAGCCGAGATATCTCGGCACACGCAGGAAGGGAAACGATGGCAAAAAATGTGTTCCAAGAAAATGGGGATACCTGGCGCGTCATGCGGCAAAACCTCACCCCGGTCTTCACATCAGCTAAGATGAAGAAGATGTTCTACTTAATTCAAGAACGCACGCAAGATTTCGAAAAATTCTTGGCTAGAGAAATTGCCGCTAAACCAACTcacgaagtcaggagcttcgtgGCGAAATATACCATGGATTGCATCGGATCATGCATCTTTGGCCTCGAAACTAAAGTCATGCAAGAGAAGAGCGACAGTCCTTTCGTGGCCATCAGCGAGAAAATTTTCGACTTCCGCACCCACAAAGTGTTTAAGAACGTCATGAGAACTATCTGGCCGAACATTTTCTATGGTTTAGGCATGACGGCCTTCAATAGAGACATTGTTGACTTCTTCAACAAGCTTATCGGAGGTGTATTCTCTGATCGTAACCATACTCCAAGTTCAAGGCACGACTTCATCGATTTCATCCTAGGGTTCAAGAATAATAAGTTTATTACGGGGGATGGTATAAAATCTCTGAAAAATGGAAACGACGCTAAAGAAAAAGTGAAATTGTCAGTGGACGATGAACTTCTAGTGGCACAAACTTTCGTATTTTTCGCGGCTGGATTTGAGACGTCAGCAGCAACTATGACCTTCGCTTTGTTTGAGATGTCCAAAAACCCTGAAGTTCTAAAGCGTGTATTAGACGAAGTCGACGAGTATTTGGTGAAGACCGACGGAAAGGTCACGTATGAGTGTGTCACCGATTTACCTTACTTGGAAGCTTGCGTGGACGAAGCTCTTCGCCTATACCCGGTACTAGGAGTCCTGACTCGCGAGGTGGTGGAGGACTATCGCATGCCATCAGGTCTGCTGCTGAAGAAGGACACGCGGGTGCACATTCCGGTGTTGTACCTGCAGATGCACCCGGAATACTTCCCGGAGCCAGAAAAGTTCCAACCCGAGCGATTCTTGGGAGCCAACAAGGACAATATCAAGCCTTACACGTACTGTCCGTTCGGAGATGGACCTAGGGTTTGTATAG GCATGCGTTTCGCGAGGATGCAGATGATGGCAGGCCTGGTCACGTTGCTGCGACACTACACCGTGGAACTGCCCCCCCACGTGCCAAGGAAGGTCGAGTTCGATCCTTTGGCCTTCACGCTTCAATCCAAACATAAGATCGAGCTGAACTTCTTGCCGAGGACCAAGGTTTCTAGTCACTAA
- the LOC134674802 gene encoding cytochrome P450 6B5-like, producing MLLSPEYKTQAHRSVDINQSLDMFVTTLVVLGSALGLFYLYLKKKNEYWKSRGLVTPKPLPLVGNYGDFILLRKNLFDTVTDICKQFPKEPIVGAYYGTEPVVIVKDPELLKLVIAKDFYYFSSRDLQGHNEKEIMTKNVFQENGDTWRVMRQNLTPVFTSAKMKKMFYLIQERTQDFEKFLAREIDANPTHEVRSFVAKYTMDCIGSCVFGLETKVMQEKSDNPFVAISEKIFDFPAPRVFKNIMRTIWPNIFYGLGMRAFDKEISDFFNKLIGGVFSDRNHTPSSRHDFIDFILGFKINKYIIGDEIKSLKNGSDAREKVKLEVDDGMLVAQMMIFFAAGFETSAATMSFALFEMSKNPEVLKRVLDEVDEYFMKTDGKVTYECVTDLPYLEACVDEALRIYPVLGVLTREVVEDYRMPSGLLLNKGIRVHIPVQYLHMHPDYFPEPEKFQPERFLGANKDNIKPYTYYPFGDGPRICIGMRFGKMQMMAGLVTLLRHYTVELPPHVPKTVEFEPLAFTLQSKHKIELNFIPRTKGSS from the exons ATGTTGTTATCGCCCGAGTATAAAACCCAGGCCCACCGGTCAGTGGACATCAATCAATCATTAGACATGTTTGTTACGACACTCGTAGTACTTGGGTCCGCTTTGGGACTCTTCTATCTATActtgaagaaaaaaaatgaatactgGAAGTCCAGAGGCCTCGTTACTCCCAAGCCTTTGCCACTTGTCGGTAACTACGGGGATTTCATTCTGCTGAGGAAAAACCTATTTGACACTGTCACTGACATTTGCAAACAATTCCCTAAGGAGCCTATCGTCGGTGCGTACTACGGTACGGAGCCGGTTGTCATCGTCAAGGATCCCGAGCTCTTGAAACTCGTCATCGCCAAGGACTTCTACTACTTCAGCAGCCGAGATCTCCAGggacataacgaaaaggaaataATGACCAAAAATGTGTTCCAAGAAAATGGGGATACCTGGCGCGTCATGCGGCAAAACCTCACCCCGGTCTTCACTTCAGCTAAGATGAAGAAGATGTTCTACTTAATTCAAGAACGCACGCAGGACTTTGAGAAATTCTTGGCTAGAGAAATCGATGCTAATCCAACAcacgaagtcaggagcttcgtgGCGAAATATACCATGGATTGTATCGGATCATGCGTCTTTGGCCTTGAAACTAAAGTCATGCAAGAGAAGAGCGACAATCCTTTCGTGGCCATCAGCGAAAAAATTTTCGACTTTCCCGCCCCCAGGGTTTTTAAGAATATCATGAGAACTATCTGGCCAAACATTTTCTATGGATTAGGCATGAGAGCTTTCGATAAGGAAATTAGTGACTTCTTTAACAAGCTTATCGGTGGTGTCTTCTCTGATCGTAACCATACTCCTAGTTCAAGGCACGACTTCATCGATTTCATCCTTGGATTCAAGATAAATAAGTACATTATAGGAGATGAAATAAAAAGTCTGAAAAATGGAAGCGATGCAAGAGAGAAAGTGAAGCTTGAAGTAGATGATGGAATGTTAGTAGCGCAAATGATGATATTCTTTGCGGCTGGATTTGAGACGTCAGCAGCGACTATGAGCTTCGCTTTGTTTGAGATGTCCAAAAACCCTGAAGTTCTAAAGCGTGTGTTAGACGAAGTGGATGAGTATTTCATGAAGACCGACGGAAAGGTCACGTATGAGTGTGTCACCGATTTACCTTACTTGGAAGCTTGCGTCGACGAAGCTCTTCGCATATACCCGGTACTAGGAGTCCTGACTCGCGAGGTGGTGGAGGATTATCGCATGCCGTCAGGTCTGCTGCTGAACAAGGGCATACGCGTGCACATACCGGTGCAGTACCTTCACATGCACCCGGATTACTTCCCGGAGCCAGAGAAGTTCCAACCCGAGAGGTTCTTGGGAGCCAACAAGGATAACATCAAGCCTTACACGTACTACCCCTTCGGAGATGGACCTAGGATTTGCATAG GCATGCGTTTCGGGAAGATGCAGATGATGGCAGGCCTGGTCACGTTGCTCCGACACTACACCGTGGAACTGCCCCCCCACGTGCCCAAAACGGTCGAATTCGAGCCGTTAGCCTTCACGCTGCAATCCAAACATAAGATCGAGCTGAACTTTATTCCGAGAACCAAGGGTTCTAGTTAA